Proteins co-encoded in one Acidithiobacillus caldus ATCC 51756 genomic window:
- the purB gene encoding adenylosuccinate lyase, whose amino-acid sequence MIERYTRPEMGALWDQNAKYRAWLEVELAACRAMAARGEIPADALTEIEAKADFDAQRIAEIEGEVKHDVIAFLTSVAEHVGPASRFIHKGLTSSDVVDTGFALQLRRAGQLLEKGLQRLDQALVRLAWEYKDSIMIGRSHGIHAEPITFGLKVAVWRAEAQRNLARLRDAIATISVGMLSGAVGTFAHIDPAIEASVCAELGLQVEAASTQVISRDRHAQFFSTLAVIAGSIEKIAVEIRHLQRTEVLEAEEPFSVGQKGSSAMPHKRNPILSENLTGLARLMRGYAGMALEDIALWHERDISHSSVERVIGPDACIVLDFMLHRASGLLEGLVVYPQRMLENLGRTHGLIFSQRVLLALTEKGMLREDAYRLVQKNAMRVWESGQEFQDLLAQDPELRRHLDPEELAGLFDLDYHRKSVDTIFARVFPEGRPQ is encoded by the coding sequence ATGATCGAGCGCTACACCCGCCCCGAAATGGGGGCCCTCTGGGATCAGAACGCCAAGTATCGGGCCTGGCTGGAAGTAGAGTTGGCGGCCTGCCGGGCCATGGCCGCGCGCGGGGAGATTCCGGCCGATGCGCTCACCGAGATCGAGGCCAAGGCCGACTTCGATGCCCAGCGCATTGCCGAGATAGAAGGAGAGGTAAAGCACGACGTCATCGCCTTCCTCACCTCGGTGGCCGAACATGTGGGGCCGGCCAGCCGTTTCATCCACAAGGGTCTGACCTCTTCCGATGTGGTGGATACGGGTTTCGCTCTACAGCTGCGCCGCGCCGGACAACTGCTGGAGAAAGGTCTGCAGCGTCTGGACCAAGCCTTGGTGCGCCTCGCCTGGGAATACAAGGACAGCATCATGATTGGCCGCTCCCACGGCATTCACGCCGAACCCATCACCTTTGGCCTGAAGGTGGCGGTATGGCGGGCGGAGGCACAGCGCAATCTGGCACGGCTGCGCGATGCCATAGCCACGATCTCCGTGGGCATGCTCTCCGGCGCCGTGGGGACCTTCGCCCATATCGACCCGGCCATCGAGGCCAGCGTTTGCGCCGAACTCGGTCTGCAGGTGGAGGCGGCCAGCACCCAGGTCATCTCACGCGACCGACACGCGCAATTCTTCTCGACGCTGGCGGTGATTGCCGGCTCCATAGAAAAAATCGCGGTGGAGATCCGTCACCTGCAGCGCACCGAGGTGCTGGAGGCTGAGGAACCCTTCAGCGTGGGCCAGAAGGGCAGCTCGGCCATGCCGCACAAGCGCAATCCCATCCTTTCGGAGAACCTGACGGGGCTGGCACGGCTCATGCGCGGATACGCCGGCATGGCCCTGGAAGACATCGCCCTATGGCATGAGCGCGATATCTCCCACTCCAGTGTGGAGCGCGTCATCGGTCCCGATGCCTGTATCGTCCTGGACTTCATGCTGCATCGTGCCAGCGGCCTGCTGGAGGGCCTGGTGGTCTACCCGCAGCGGATGCTGGAAAACCTGGGGCGCACCCACGGTCTGATCTTTTCCCAGCGGGTGCTGCTGGCCTTGACGGAAAAGGGCATGCTGCGCGAGGACGCCTACCGCTTGGTGCAGAAAAACGCCATGCGGGTGTGGGAGTCGGGCCAGGAGTTTCAGGACCTGCTCGCTCAGGATCCAGAGCTTCGGCGCCACCTGGATCCCGAGGAACTGGCCGGGCTTTTCGACCTCGACTACCACCGCAAGTCCGTCGATACCATCTTTGCCCGGGTATTTCCCGAAGGGCGTCCCCAATGA
- the bamC gene encoding outer membrane protein assembly factor BamC yields MGRTLGRSLAVATLATVALSGCSYLPFFKSNTGPNYQDAKLMKPLEVPPDLLAQAPAPGVTVPGGPVSASEVAREVSGARSSGGYGLFVPRVAPGEKPIEEKTLPGVSASLAGQGADLYLVTSASDDQIWKAVREVLARDKIPVEKFSAKAGTLETGWQYTRSGISRIFGTALAPSHKMRYRFRLSSAADGSKELHLEQERYLNNPDGDTINWRKQTAEASRNRDLLEAVRQQLEHSVIMAEMPVIKVTRYRDDLGPYLVLNQVPEKAEPAVEMALRGLDHPVTHEAIGVWSVQVRAGGGEAQHSGGMVGNMFSQAWYKITHIFSGPRKEKPLDVTVKLLRMKDNEGSVLETVAPSDEGKAGQKAAVDILDRLQSALSPKDQGQG; encoded by the coding sequence ATGGGCCGTACGCTGGGCCGAAGTCTTGCTGTAGCCACCCTCGCCACGGTCGCGTTGAGCGGCTGTTCCTATCTGCCTTTCTTCAAGAGCAACACCGGTCCCAACTATCAGGACGCCAAACTCATGAAGCCCTTGGAGGTGCCGCCCGATCTACTGGCGCAGGCACCGGCGCCGGGGGTGACCGTGCCCGGTGGGCCCGTGAGTGCCAGTGAGGTCGCCAGGGAGGTTTCCGGGGCCCGCAGCTCCGGCGGTTATGGTCTTTTCGTACCCAGGGTGGCGCCGGGTGAGAAACCCATCGAAGAGAAGACCTTGCCGGGGGTCTCGGCATCGCTGGCTGGTCAGGGTGCAGACCTCTATCTCGTGACCTCGGCCAGTGACGACCAGATCTGGAAGGCGGTCCGGGAGGTGCTCGCCAGGGACAAGATCCCCGTGGAAAAATTTTCCGCCAAAGCGGGTACCTTGGAGACGGGGTGGCAGTACACCCGATCCGGGATCAGCCGCATCTTTGGTACGGCACTGGCGCCGAGCCACAAGATGCGCTATCGCTTTCGCCTGAGCAGTGCCGCGGACGGTTCCAAGGAACTGCATCTCGAGCAGGAGCGCTATCTCAACAACCCGGACGGCGACACCATAAACTGGCGCAAGCAGACGGCGGAAGCCAGCCGTAACCGGGATCTCCTGGAGGCGGTGCGCCAGCAGTTGGAACATTCGGTGATCATGGCCGAGATGCCGGTGATCAAGGTCACCCGTTATCGTGACGATCTCGGTCCCTATCTGGTGCTGAACCAGGTGCCGGAAAAAGCGGAGCCCGCCGTGGAAATGGCGCTGCGCGGTCTGGACCATCCGGTCACCCACGAGGCTATCGGCGTGTGGTCCGTGCAGGTGCGTGCCGGCGGCGGTGAGGCGCAGCACTCCGGCGGCATGGTGGGCAACATGTTCAGCCAGGCCTGGTACAAGATCACCCACATTTTCAGTGGACCACGCAAGGAAAAGCCTCTGGACGTCACCGTCAAGCTGTTGCGCATGAAGGATAACGAGGGCAGTGTGCTGGAGACCGTGGCGCCCAGCGATGAGGGCAAGGCTGGACAGAAGGCCGCCGTCGATATTCTCGACCGGCTGCAGAGTGCCTTGAGCCCGAAGGATCAGGGCCAGGGATGA
- the dapA gene encoding 4-hydroxy-tetrahydrodipicolinate synthase: protein MFHGSMVALVTPMDPSGSIDFNALRDLVEWHVSEGTHAIVAVGTTGESATLDVREHVAVIRTVVEQCRGRIPVIAGTGANSTAEAIELTKAAMEVQADAALLVSPYYNKPTQEGLYRHYLAIADACHFPMILYNVPGRTAGDILPETVARLAERPCIVGIKEASGHVDRVAEILALCEERSASIRVFSGNDGEALAAMALGAHGVISVTANVAPKAMADLMTAALAGDFAAARAINARLVPLHRDLFLESNPIPVKWALQEMGRIQAGIRLPLLPLAEAFRERLRRSLGQAHCLVSTSAPQGAH from the coding sequence ATGTTTCACGGCAGTATGGTGGCGCTCGTCACCCCCATGGATCCGTCTGGATCCATAGATTTCAATGCCTTGAGGGATCTCGTGGAGTGGCATGTGAGCGAGGGTACGCATGCCATCGTGGCAGTGGGCACCACGGGGGAGTCGGCCACTCTGGACGTCCGGGAACACGTGGCGGTCATCCGGACCGTGGTCGAGCAATGTCGGGGGCGGATACCCGTCATCGCCGGTACCGGCGCCAATTCCACGGCAGAGGCCATTGAACTCACCAAGGCGGCTATGGAAGTACAAGCGGATGCCGCGCTGTTGGTCAGCCCTTACTACAATAAGCCCACGCAAGAGGGCCTCTATCGGCATTATCTGGCCATTGCCGATGCCTGCCACTTTCCCATGATTCTCTACAACGTGCCGGGTCGGACCGCTGGGGATATCCTGCCGGAGACGGTGGCCAGACTCGCGGAGCGCCCCTGCATCGTGGGTATCAAGGAGGCGAGCGGCCACGTGGACCGAGTGGCAGAGATCCTGGCACTCTGCGAGGAACGCTCGGCGTCCATACGGGTCTTTAGTGGCAACGATGGTGAGGCCCTGGCGGCCATGGCCCTTGGTGCCCACGGCGTCATCTCGGTGACGGCCAATGTCGCGCCCAAGGCCATGGCGGATCTGATGACGGCGGCGCTGGCGGGGGACTTTGCCGCGGCGCGCGCGATCAATGCGCGGCTGGTTCCCCTGCATCGGGATTTGTTCCTGGAATCCAATCCCATTCCGGTGAAGTGGGCTTTGCAGGAAATGGGCCGGATCCAGGCCGGGATCCGGCTGCCGCTGCTGCCCCTGGCCGAAGCATTTCGCGAGCGTCTGCGCCGTAGTCTCGGGCAGGCGCACTGCCTCGTTTCCACATCCGCCCCTCAAGGAGCGCATTGA